A window of the Henckelia pumila isolate YLH828 chromosome 3, ASM3356847v2, whole genome shotgun sequence genome harbors these coding sequences:
- the LOC140891044 gene encoding uncharacterized protein isoform X3: MISSHALTVFELSQNSKRGSGEEIPKMRVPKVDDSLFWGKRGYNTFVNDGSFIGKFMPQKDADSGSSQTFERRVEHKSDVSLKPSIGANQLAAKLLKEAAKMKMKHGNDKSSSKMPIDGTTSRCILHDVASRQKRKEEDADLNLANKIMHNHRYSISGLAVDEYDYDDGPMTKARKKRGGDSRKSSEITNAANRFMTQQERCQFCFVNPTRPKHLTISIANFTYLSLPQMQPIVSGHSYIMTLQHESSTRTVDDNVWDEIRNFKKCLIMMFSKQERDVVFLETVLGLAHQKRHCLVECVPLPRKIAKQAPVYFKKAIDEAEDEWSQHNAKKLIDTSEKGLRNSIPKNFPYFHVEFGLDKGFVHVIDDEKGFRSSFGLDIIRGMLLPAEDMHRRSRHESLERQKQAVASFASDWEPFDWTKQLE; this comes from the exons ATGATTTCTTCACACGCTCTTACTGTATTTGAATTGAGTCAGAATTCTAAAAGAGGAAGTGGGGAAGAGATTCCCAAAATGAGGGTTCCCAAAGTTGACGATTCTTTGTTTTGGGGGAAGCGGGGATACAATACATTCGTCAATGATGGAAGTTTCATTGGTAAATTTATGCCGCAGAAAGATGCTGATTCTGGGTCATCTCAAACATTTGAACGCAGAGTAGAACATAAATCTGATGTATCATTGAAGCCATCGATTGGTGCTAATCAGTTGGCTGCCAAACTGCTG AAAGAAGCTGCGAAAATGAAAATGAAGCATGGTAATGATAAGTCGTCTAGTAAAATGCCTATTGATGGAACCACAAGCCG GTGTATCCTACACGATGTCGCTTCAAGGCAAAAGAGGAAAGAGGAGGATGCCGATTTGAATCTAGCtaacaaaataatgcataatcaCCGGTACAGCATATCCGGTCTGGCAGTTGATGAATATGATTATGATGATGGTCCTATGACAAAGGCTCGGAAGAAACGAGGGGGTGATAGCCGTAAATCCTCTGAGATAACTAATGCTGCAAACCGTTTCATGACTCAACAAGAACGCTGCCAATTCTGTTTTGTCAATCCAACAAGACCCAAGCATCTAACCATCTCCATTGCAAACTTTACCTACTTATCACTGCCTCAAATGCAACCTATTGTCTCGGGTCATAGTTACATAATGACCTTGCAG CATGAATCTTCCACAAGAACTGTTGACGATAATGTGTGGGATGAAATTCGAAACTTCAAGAAATGCTTGATAATGATGTTCTCAAAGCAGGAAAGGGATGTTGTTTTTCTGGAGACAGTATTGGGTTTGGCGCATCAGAAGCGCCACTGTTTGGTAGAGTGCGTTCCTTTGCCTCGGAAAATCGCAAAGCAGGCGCCTGTTTACTTCAAGAAG GCAATTGATGAAGCTGAAGATGAATGGAGCCAACATAATGCCAAAAAGCTTATTGACACAAGCGAGAAAGGTCTACGGAATTCGATTCCCAAGAATTTCCCTTATTTCCATGTTGAATTTGGCCTCGACAAGGGATTCGTTCATGTTATCGATGATGAAAAAGGTTTCAGAAGTAGCTTTGGCCTCGACATCATAAGAGGCATGTTATTGCCAGCAGAAGACATGCATCGACGCTCGAGGCACGAGTCATTGGAAAGGCAAAAGCAAGCTGTTGCCAGTTTTGCCAGCGACTGGGAACCTTTCGACTGGACAAAGCAGCTCGAGTAA
- the LOC140886755 gene encoding uncharacterized protein: MLIFCSPGIKFPAIGLGYPQVSMLQSNFNECIFSKFHIGAELVSRGNPCFFRTFFQRQRQHGRTRILATRRDYQPSYDNDSNTEPFWVNPLREAIWGVRTLLVFLIEQPSQLRYIEWPSFQRTLKTASLTLVLVALLIVALASVDSALSYLLALLLRRKA; encoded by the exons ATGTTAATTTTTTGTTCTCCAG GTATCAAATTTCCGGCTATAGGTTTAGGTTATCCTCAGGTGTCGATGCTTCAGAGTAACTTCAATGAGTGCATATTTAGTAAATTTCACATTGGCGCCGAGTTGGTTTCAAGAGGG AACCCCTGCTTTTTTAGAACTTTTTTTCAACGCCAACGGCAACATGGAAGAACACGTATTTTAGCTACGAGAAGAGATTATCAGCCGAGCTATGACAATGACTCGAACACGGAGCCTTTTTGGGTGAATCCATTAAGAGAGGCTATCTG GGGTGTACGGACTTTACTTGTATTTTTAATTGAACAACCTAGCCAGTTAAGGTACATCGAGTGGCCAAGCTTTCAGAGAACG CTGAAGACTGCTAGCCTGACTCTTGTTCTTGTTGCTTTGCTTATTGTTGCCCTGGCCTCGGTCGATTCCGCCTTGTCTTATCTACTTGCCTTGTTGTTGAGGAGAAAGGCATGA
- the LOC140891044 gene encoding uncharacterized protein isoform X2, producing the protein MISSHALTVFELSQNSKRGSGEEIPKMRVPKVDDSLFWGKRGYNTFVNDGSFIGKFMPQKDADSGSSQTFERRVEHKSDVSLKPSIGANQLAAKLLKEAAKMKMKHGNDKSSSKMPIDGTTSRCILHDVASRQKRKEEDADLNLANKIMHNHRYSISGLAVDEYDYDDGPMTKARKKRGGDSRKSSEITNAANRFMTQQERCQFCFVNPTRPKHLTISIANFTYLSLPQMQPIVSGHSYIMTLQHESSTRTVDDNVWDEIRNFKKCLIMMFSKQERDVVFLETVLGLAHQKRHCLVECVPLPRKIAKQAPVYFKKAIDEAEDEWSQHNAKKLIDTSEKGLRNSIPKNFPYFHVEFGLDKGFVHVIDDEKGFRSSFGLDIIRGMLLPAEDMHRRSRHESLERQKQAVASFASDWEPFDWTKQLEKIDF; encoded by the exons ATGATTTCTTCACACGCTCTTACTGTATTTGAATTGAGTCAGAATTCTAAAAGAGGAAGTGGGGAAGAGATTCCCAAAATGAGGGTTCCCAAAGTTGACGATTCTTTGTTTTGGGGGAAGCGGGGATACAATACATTCGTCAATGATGGAAGTTTCATTGGTAAATTTATGCCGCAGAAAGATGCTGATTCTGGGTCATCTCAAACATTTGAACGCAGAGTAGAACATAAATCTGATGTATCATTGAAGCCATCGATTGGTGCTAATCAGTTGGCTGCCAAACTGCTG AAAGAAGCTGCGAAAATGAAAATGAAGCATGGTAATGATAAGTCGTCTAGTAAAATGCCTATTGATGGAACCACAAGCCG GTGTATCCTACACGATGTCGCTTCAAGGCAAAAGAGGAAAGAGGAGGATGCCGATTTGAATCTAGCtaacaaaataatgcataatcaCCGGTACAGCATATCCGGTCTGGCAGTTGATGAATATGATTATGATGATGGTCCTATGACAAAGGCTCGGAAGAAACGAGGGGGTGATAGCCGTAAATCCTCTGAGATAACTAATGCTGCAAACCGTTTCATGACTCAACAAGAACGCTGCCAATTCTGTTTTGTCAATCCAACAAGACCCAAGCATCTAACCATCTCCATTGCAAACTTTACCTACTTATCACTGCCTCAAATGCAACCTATTGTCTCGGGTCATAGTTACATAATGACCTTGCAG CATGAATCTTCCACAAGAACTGTTGACGATAATGTGTGGGATGAAATTCGAAACTTCAAGAAATGCTTGATAATGATGTTCTCAAAGCAGGAAAGGGATGTTGTTTTTCTGGAGACAGTATTGGGTTTGGCGCATCAGAAGCGCCACTGTTTGGTAGAGTGCGTTCCTTTGCCTCGGAAAATCGCAAAGCAGGCGCCTGTTTACTTCAAGAAG GCAATTGATGAAGCTGAAGATGAATGGAGCCAACATAATGCCAAAAAGCTTATTGACACAAGCGAGAAAGGTCTACGGAATTCGATTCCCAAGAATTTCCCTTATTTCCATGTTGAATTTGGCCTCGACAAGGGATTCGTTCATGTTATCGATGATGAAAAAGGTTTCAGAAGTAGCTTTGGCCTCGACATCATAAGAGGCATGTTATTGCCAGCAGAAGACATGCATCGACGCTCGAGGCACGAGTCATTGGAAAGGCAAAAGCAAGCTGTTGCCAGTTTTGCCAGCGACTGGGAACCTTTCGACTGGACAAAGCAGCTCGA
- the LOC140890921 gene encoding two-component response regulator ORR3-like — protein MSSTCTDNETTMPFHVLAVDDSIIDRKLIERLLKTSSYQVTTVDSGVKALEYLGLLEDENADINKNTNSTLHFPPTGNNIDHHEVEVNLIITDYCMPGITGYDLLRKIKESRLLKDIPVVIMSSENVPTRIDNCLQQGAQEFFIKPVQQSDVNKLRPHLLRGKSIQKNQPNIISTKRKPIEECLSPGRIRAKFNDLELVK, from the exons ATGAGTAGTACTTGTACCGACAACGAGACGACGATGCCATTTCACGTGCTAGCCGTCGACGATAGCATCATCGATCGAAAGTTAATCGAGAGGCTCCTCAAAACTTCTTCTTATCAAG TTACTACGGTAGATTCTGGAGTGAAGGCCCTCGAATACCTTGGATTGCTAGAAGATGAGAATGCAGACATAAACAAGAACACAAACTCAACTCTTCATTTTCCTCCAACGGGGAATAATATTGATCATCAT GAAGTGGAAGTGAATTTGATTATCACAGACTACTGTATGCCAGGAATAACAGGCTATGACCTCCTAAGAAAGATCAAA GAATCAAGATTATTGAAGGACATCCCAGTAGTGATAATGTCATCCGAAAATGTTCCCACGAGAATAGATAATTGTTTGCAGCAAGGAGCGCAAGAATTCTTCATCAAGCCAGTTCAACAATCTGATGTCAATAAACTAAGGCCACATTTATTGAGAGgaaaatcaatacaaaaaaaTCAACCAAATATTATTAGTACCAAAAGAAAGCCGATTGAAGAGTGCTTGTCTCCGGGTAGAATAAGAGCAAAATTTAATGATTTGGAACTTGTTAAatga
- the LOC140886754 gene encoding phosphatidylinositol 4-phosphate 5-kinase 6-like — protein MNKELSGIVKAWEATLKKSQAIAKKRANIIFTRMSVAHVDDDDEIYNPSESHHIEKVFPNGDIYMGQWADNFPNGHGKYLWADGCMYVGDWFKGKKMGKGKFSWPSGATYEGQFKNGFMDGEGTYTGSSNDSYKGSWVVNMKHGKGVRNYANGDFYEGQWRRGQPDGKGRYQWSNGNQYIGHWKNGKMNGNGTMIWSSGNRYDGCWEEGLPRGNGTFRWEDGSFYVGVWSKDPREQSGTYYPSGAQVGGGFDWNPQEMYLVNLRDCRISSGEKIPIFPSQKTVNWPCEGESFQKKSAWKSYKEIDARAKRASMDTMESNGGDYGLGSESDLSCDVTSESLGSGREADEGLGAEESDSSQRCSRPHIVIKPIRRQGLTISKGHKHYELMLNLQLGIRHSVGRPAPATSLDLKAMAFDPRDKIWTRFPPEGSKHTPPHQSCEFKWKDYCPLVFRTLRKLFKVDPADYMISICGDDALRELSSPGKSGSFFYLTNDDKYMIKTMKKSEVKVLKRMLPAYYKHVRAFENTLVTKFFGLHCVRMTGPAQKKVRFVIMGNLFCTDYAIHRRFDLKGSSHGRLTDKPESDIDPTTTLKDLDLNFIFRLQKSWYQDFCRQVNRDCDFLELERIMDYSLLVGIHFREISHSGQPLNTEANVSDVQTSQQSRSDVHTHANHNRRASISLGSNMPARAELTVRRNNPESQLVGEPTGEYYDVILVFGIIDILQDYDISKKLEHAYKSFQFDATSISAVEPRQYSKRFRDFIFRIFTEDI, from the exons ATGAACAAAGAATTGAGTGGCATTGTGAAGGCTTGGGAGGCAACGTTGAAGAAATCACAAGCGATTGCAAAGAAAAGGGCAAACATCATATTTACAAGAATGTCTGTGGCCCATGTAGACGATGATGATGAAATTTATAATCCTAGTGAGTCTcatcatattgaaaaggtttttcCCAATGGGGATATTTATATGGGACAATGGGCAGATAATTTCCCCAACGGCCATGGCAAATACTTGTGGGCAGATGGATGTATGTATGTAGGTGATTGGTTTAAAGGCAAGAAAATGGGGAAGGGGAAGTTTAGCTGGCCCTCGGGTGCCACATATGAGGGACAATTCAAGAATGGTTTCATGGATGGTGAAGGTACCTATACAGGGTCCTCAAATGATAGTTATAAAGGTTCTTGGGTGGTGAATATGAAGCACGGTAAAGGGGTTAGGAATTACGCTAATGGGGATTTTTACGAGGGGCAGTGGCGTCGGGGGCAGCCTGATGGGAAAGGGAGGTACCAATGGAGCAATGGGAATCAGTATATTGGACATTGGAAGAATGGGAAGATGAACGGCAATGGAACTATGATTTGGAGCAGCGGTAATCGATACGACGGTTGTTGGGAGGAAGGTTTGCCGAGGGGAAACGGGACATTCCGTTGGGAGGATGGAAGTTTTTATGTTGGTGTGTGGAGTAAGGATCCAAGGGAGCAGAGTGGAACTTATTATCCTTCTGGTGCTCAAGTAGGTGGTGGTTTTGATTGGAATCCTCAAGAAATGTATTTGGTGAACTTGAGAGATTGTAGAATTAGTTCTGGTGAAAAGATCCCTATATTCCCTTCGCAAAAGACGGTTAATTGGCCTTGTGAAGGGGAGTCCTTTCAAAAGAAATCAGCGTGGAAGAGTTATAAAGAGATTGATGCAAGGGCGAAAAGAGCATCTATGGATACTATGGAGAGCAACGGAGGTGATTATGGATTGGGTTccgaatctgatttgagttgtgATGTTACTAGTGAAAGTTTAGGTTCCGGAAGAGAAGCAGACGAAGGGTTGGGAGCTGAAGAATCAGATTCCTCACAAAGATGTAGTAGGCCTCATATCGTGATAAAGCCGATTAGAAGGCAGGGACTCACTATATCAAAAGGCCATAAACATTACGAGCTCATGCTCAATTTGCAGCTAGGAATAAG ACATTCTGTAGGAAGACCTGCTCCGGCTACATCCCTCGATCTAAAAGCTATGGCTTTTGATCCCAGAGATAAAATATGGACACGATTTCCCCCGGAAGGATCTAAGCACACTCCACCGCACCAATCTTGCGAATTCAAATGGAAAGATTACTGCCCACTAGTTTTCAG GACTCTTAGAAAGTTATTTAAGGTGGATCCTGCTGATTACATGATATCCATATGCGGCGATGATGCACTTCGGGAGCTCTCCTCACCTGGGAAAAGTGGAAGCTTCTTTTACTTGACAAATGACGATAAATACATGATCAAAACCATGAAAAAGTCGGAAGTAAAA GTGCTTAAAAGAATGCTACCAGCTTATTACAAACACGTTCGGGCATTTGAAAACACGCTGGTGACCAAATTTTTCGGGCTTCATTGTGTTCGGATGACTGGACCTGCACAAAAGAAG GTTAGGTTTGTCATCATGGGAAACTTGTTCTGTACCGATTATGCTATCCATAGGCGTTTCGACTTGAAGGGCTCTTCCCATGGGCGGTTAACTGACAAACCTGAATCGGACATTGACCCAACGACTACTCTCAAGGACCTCGATTTGAACTTCATTTTTCGATTACAGAAGTCGTGGTACCAAGATTTCTGCAG GCAAGTGAATCGGGATTGCGACTTTCTTGAACTTGAGAGAATCATGGATTACAGTCTTTTGGTTGGTATTCACTTCCGAGAAATATCCCATTCAGGGCAACCATTAAACACCGAGGCCAATGTTTCCGATGTTCAAACTTCACAACAATCTAGATCAGATGTACACACTCACGCCAATCATAACCG GCGGGCATCGATTAGCTTAGGCTCAAATATGCCAGCAAGGGCAGAACTGACAGTTAGAAGGAACAACCCCGAGTCTCAGCTTGTTGGTGAACCTACAGGGGAGTACTATGACGTTATCCTAGTATTTGGTATAATAGACATATTACAAGATTACGACATCAGCAAGAAACTCGAGCATGCGTACAAGTCGTTCCAGTTCGATGCTACTTCAATATCTGCTGTCGAACCTAGGCAGTACTCTAAACGTTTTCGGGATTTTATATTCAGAATTTTTACAGAAGATATTTGA
- the LOC140891044 gene encoding uncharacterized protein isoform X1 gives MISSHALTVFELSQNSKRGSGEEIPKMRVPKVDDSLFWGKRGYNTFVNDGSFIGKFMPQKDADSGSSQTFERRVEHKSDVSLKPSIGANQLAAKLLKEAAKMKMKHGNDKSSSKMPIDGTTSRCILHDVASRQKRKEEDADLNLANKIMHNHRYSISGLAVDEYDYDDGPMTKARKKRGGDSRKSSEITNAANRFMTQQERCQFCFVNPTRPKHLTISIANFTYLSLPQMQPIVSGHSYIMTLQHESSTRTVDDNVWDEIRNFKKCLIMMFSKQERDVVFLETVLGLAHQKRHCLVECVPLPRKIAKQAPVYFKKAIDEAEDEWSQHNAKKLIDTSEKGLRNSIPKNFPYFHVEFGLDKGFVHVIDDEKGFRSSFGLDIIRGMLLPAEDMHRRSRHESLERQKQAVASFASDWEPFDWTKQLEKMNF, from the exons ATGATTTCTTCACACGCTCTTACTGTATTTGAATTGAGTCAGAATTCTAAAAGAGGAAGTGGGGAAGAGATTCCCAAAATGAGGGTTCCCAAAGTTGACGATTCTTTGTTTTGGGGGAAGCGGGGATACAATACATTCGTCAATGATGGAAGTTTCATTGGTAAATTTATGCCGCAGAAAGATGCTGATTCTGGGTCATCTCAAACATTTGAACGCAGAGTAGAACATAAATCTGATGTATCATTGAAGCCATCGATTGGTGCTAATCAGTTGGCTGCCAAACTGCTG AAAGAAGCTGCGAAAATGAAAATGAAGCATGGTAATGATAAGTCGTCTAGTAAAATGCCTATTGATGGAACCACAAGCCG GTGTATCCTACACGATGTCGCTTCAAGGCAAAAGAGGAAAGAGGAGGATGCCGATTTGAATCTAGCtaacaaaataatgcataatcaCCGGTACAGCATATCCGGTCTGGCAGTTGATGAATATGATTATGATGATGGTCCTATGACAAAGGCTCGGAAGAAACGAGGGGGTGATAGCCGTAAATCCTCTGAGATAACTAATGCTGCAAACCGTTTCATGACTCAACAAGAACGCTGCCAATTCTGTTTTGTCAATCCAACAAGACCCAAGCATCTAACCATCTCCATTGCAAACTTTACCTACTTATCACTGCCTCAAATGCAACCTATTGTCTCGGGTCATAGTTACATAATGACCTTGCAG CATGAATCTTCCACAAGAACTGTTGACGATAATGTGTGGGATGAAATTCGAAACTTCAAGAAATGCTTGATAATGATGTTCTCAAAGCAGGAAAGGGATGTTGTTTTTCTGGAGACAGTATTGGGTTTGGCGCATCAGAAGCGCCACTGTTTGGTAGAGTGCGTTCCTTTGCCTCGGAAAATCGCAAAGCAGGCGCCTGTTTACTTCAAGAAG GCAATTGATGAAGCTGAAGATGAATGGAGCCAACATAATGCCAAAAAGCTTATTGACACAAGCGAGAAAGGTCTACGGAATTCGATTCCCAAGAATTTCCCTTATTTCCATGTTGAATTTGGCCTCGACAAGGGATTCGTTCATGTTATCGATGATGAAAAAGGTTTCAGAAGTAGCTTTGGCCTCGACATCATAAGAGGCATGTTATTGCCAGCAGAAGACATGCATCGACGCTCGAGGCACGAGTCATTGGAAAGGCAAAAGCAAGCTGTTGCCAGTTTTGCCAGCGACTGGGAACCTTTCGACTGGACAAAGCAGCTCGA gaaaatgaatttttga
- the LOC140888615 gene encoding mitogen-activated protein kinase kinase kinase 20-like, with amino-acid sequence MHWIRGETLGRGGFAFVSKGLIQQEEEDGNTNIPSIVAVKSSKSTESKSLVKEKKLLDRFNNCPFIIRCFGDETSQEDGQELYNIFLEYASGGCLADIIIKSSGLPEPLVKNHTRSILMALSHMHALGYVHCDIKPHNILIVKQDVEEETAKLADLGSALNMRGGHEDEDDGGFRGTVLYAAPESIAKQTYVPQSDVWSLGCTVLSMLTGNNSPWKFDRSMKAADVLMKIACSDQIPEMPKKISNFLRKCFVKDPRSRCTADMLLDHPFVKAVPIAGRCSRRHHHHLASRLSHGISWLVPSCFHHQDSAAVSPV; translated from the coding sequence ATGCATTGGATCAGAGGAGAAACGCTCGGGAGAGGAGGTTTTGCGTTCGTCTCCAAAGGCCTGATCcaacaagaagaagaagatgggaACACTAATATTCCTTCCATCGTTGCCGTAAAATCTTCAAAATCAACCGAGTCCAAATCTCTCGTGAAGGAAAAGAAGTTGCTGGATCGTTTCAACAATTGTCCGTTCATAATCCGATGTTTCGGAGACGAGACGTCCCAAGAAGATGGTCAGGAGTTATACAATATCTTTCTGGAATACGCATCCGGAGGTTGTTTGGCAGATATCATCATCAAATCATCTGGCTTACCGGAGCCACTTGTGAAGAATCACACAAGATCAATTCTAATGGCTCTGTCTCATATGCACGCACTGGGTTACGTGCACTGCGACATTAAGCCACACAACATCTTGATCGTTAAACAAGATGTCGAAGAAGAAACCGCAAAGCTCGCAGACCTTGGAAGTGCTCTTAACATGCGTGGAGGccatgaagatgaagatgatggggGTTTCAGGGGAACTGTTCTTTATGCGGCGCCAGAGTCGATAGCCAAACAAACATACGTACCTCAATCGGATGTTTGGTCTTTGGGATGCACCGTTTTGTCCATGCTGACGGGGAATAATTCCCCTTGGAAGTTTGATAGATCTATGAAGGCCGCAGATGTGTTGATGAAAATCGCTTGTAGCGATCAGATTCCGGAGATGCCGAAGAAAATTTCGAATTTTCTCAGAAAGTGTTTTGTTAAGGATCCAAGATCAAGATGTACTGCCGACATGCTTCTTGATCATCCCTTCGTCAAAGCTGTACCTATTGCCGGAAGATGCAGCCGCCgccaccaccaccacctcgCGTCAAGATTGTCTCACGGCATCAGCTGGTTGGTCCCCAGCTGCTTTCATCACCAAGATTCGGCAGCAGTCAGTCCTGTGTAG